The region TTATTAAAATCTTtcatattttccgccatttacctcaagtagttcAACTGAGCTAAGTTCGTTTTgatcggtatattttggtttaTAGCATCTGCGCCGATTTTCTTCAAAAGTCCATAGCAAGTGGGGAAAAAGTGATATACAAAATTACTTAAATAAAACATGCTGCAGGGATTGATTCAGAGGTGAAAATCAACTAAAATTCTCTTGTATGGAACATTAATAACTATTGTTATTTTAGAACCTGCCTGGTGGCATTCAACACGGCACACACCATCCTAGTACGCCAGAAGCATGCCTTCGACCGGGCCGTGCTCAAGCCGAAGGTCCGCTGCCACTTTCCCAAGCCCCGCGAGGTGAAACGCATCAACGTCCACGGCTGGGACACTCGCATGTCCACGCCAGAGGGACGTCGTGTACTGATGCGCAGGATACTGAAGGGCAGACACAATATCTCGCATTAGCCTCTATATCAATAAAGCTTCATTTGGATTTTTACTTTTCATAAAAGTACAGGTAGCTTAGCATTAATCTTTTTTCATGGAAGACGTCCGCGAATAGAACTGATTGATGCTCTTTGTCAGCCAGCCGGCGTCGTCCTGCTGAAAGACGAACGGCATGTTGCTGCCGACCTGCGGCCCAGGCTCCGTGAAGAACTTTTGCGGAAGGCTGATGTCTCCACAGGATATAAGGCAATTCACTTCGCACATTCGCTCCAGGGGAATGGCCGGCACGAGATACAGCTTCTTTTTCTCAAAGTCAATGGCTCGGACGACACCTGACAGGGAATACGCGAAATGATATGTGAAATAAGCAACTGAAATGGTTGAACTCTGCTTACCTATTCCCAGGCACACGGGCAGATCCTGAGCTTCCAGATGGGCCAAGTAAACCACATTGGCTTCCATTCCAGCGATAATGCTACTCTTATCAAGGTCTTCCTCTGTGGAATGGACGACTTGAATATCCACAAAAGATGAGCTGAGGGGCTCGCAGTCAGTCAGGTGCTTGGCACTGCCCCTCAGGCAGGAGCTGAGGCGGACCAACAGATTGGCGAATCTCATATCTCTGGGACTCATTCGCCAGACTCCCTGCTGTCTAGGTGGGACAACACTGGGCAGCTCGTGGAGCGTGTACTTATGGTTTTTACCCTCAACCATGAACGCCGTATTTTTGAAGACATAGGGACCTTTGACCTTTGAAAGGGTCGACCAGTCGAGTAGCGACTTAAAGTTGTTCATGGGTAAAGTACTCGAGATTTGCACCACATCCGTCGGCTTGATGTAGTCCACCAGCAGAGCCATCAGCTCGAGGCCAAATCCCCTGTTGTAGCCCATCGTGTTGATCAGGAAAGGCATGTTGGCATACTTGGGATTATTTTGGATGTGGCTCATCAGCTGGACCACCGCCTCGAAATACTGCTCGTGGCACATGACGATGTTTGTGTCTCCCACGACGTGAGCCCAATCCGGCTGCTTGTTCAGTAGGAATCCTGGCCCCAGAAGCGGCTCGTCAATGATAGTGCAGGAGACAGTTTGCTGCAAAAAGATCTCTGGCTGGCCAATGTCCAAATCGATT is a window of Drosophila pseudoobscura strain MV-25-SWS-2005 chromosome 3, UCI_Dpse_MV25, whole genome shotgun sequence DNA encoding:
- the mRpL34 gene encoding 39S ribosomal protein L34, mitochondrial, which produces MLQGLIQRTCLVAFNTAHTILVRQKHAFDRAVLKPKVRCHFPKPREVKRINVHGWDTRMSTPEGRRVLMRRILKGRHNISH